The Mycolicibacterium mageritense genome contains a region encoding:
- a CDS encoding ABC transporter permease, protein MRYLLTHLDDLWALTLVHLRLSLVPIVLGLLIAVPLGAFVQRTTTLRRLTTVTASIIFTIPSLALFVVLPLIIPTRILDEANVIVALTLYTTALLVRAVPEALDAVPEQVLDAATAVGYRPLVRMLKVELPLSIPVLVAGLRVVAVTNISMVSVGSVIGIGGLGTWFTEGYQSNKSDQIIAGIIAIFVLAVVVDTLIMLAGKAATPWTRQPGRRLVKAAA, encoded by the coding sequence GTGCGTTATCTGCTCACCCATCTCGACGATCTGTGGGCGCTGACGCTTGTGCACCTGCGCCTTTCGCTCGTACCGATCGTGCTGGGGTTGTTGATCGCGGTGCCACTGGGGGCGTTCGTCCAGCGCACCACAACGCTGCGCAGGTTGACCACCGTGACCGCGAGCATCATCTTCACCATCCCCTCGCTCGCGCTGTTCGTGGTATTGCCGCTGATCATCCCGACCCGCATCCTCGACGAGGCCAACGTCATCGTGGCGTTGACGCTCTACACCACCGCGCTGCTGGTCCGCGCGGTGCCCGAGGCGCTCGACGCGGTGCCCGAACAGGTACTCGACGCGGCCACCGCGGTCGGCTACCGGCCGCTGGTGCGGATGCTGAAAGTTGAACTGCCCCTTTCGATCCCGGTGCTGGTCGCGGGTTTGCGGGTGGTCGCGGTGACCAACATCTCGATGGTCTCGGTGGGCTCGGTGATCGGCATCGGCGGTCTGGGCACCTGGTTCACCGAGGGATATCAGTCCAACAAGAGCGATCAGATCATCGCGGGCATCATCGCGATCTTCGTGCTGGCCGTCGTGGTCGACACGCTGATCATGCTGGCGGGCAAAGCCGCGACGCCGTGGACACGACAGCCCGGGCGTCGTCTGGTCAAGGCGGCCGCATGA
- a CDS encoding tRNA adenosine deaminase-associated protein, with the protein MGAQRAPADLPDGFGVAVVREDGKWRCTPMRAAALNSLSAAETELRELRSAGAVFGLLDVDDEFFVIVRPAPAGTRLLLSDATAALDYDIAAEVLEKLDADIGPDDLDDADPFEEGDLGLLSDVGLPDAVLSVILDETDLYADEQLGRIAREMGFAEELAAVLDRLNR; encoded by the coding sequence ATGGGAGCACAGCGTGCGCCGGCGGACCTGCCAGATGGTTTCGGCGTGGCGGTCGTCCGAGAGGACGGCAAGTGGCGCTGCACGCCCATGCGTGCCGCGGCGTTGAACAGTTTGTCGGCCGCCGAGACCGAATTGCGTGAGCTGCGCAGCGCCGGGGCGGTGTTCGGCCTGCTCGACGTCGACGACGAGTTCTTCGTCATCGTCCGTCCGGCACCCGCGGGTACCCGGCTGCTGCTCTCGGATGCCACCGCCGCGCTCGACTACGACATCGCGGCCGAGGTGCTGGAGAAACTCGACGCCGACATCGGCCCCGACGACCTCGACGATGCCGACCCGTTCGAGGAGGGCGACCTCGGGCTGCTGTCCGATGTCGGGCTGCCCGATGCGGTGCTCAGCGTCATCCTCGACGAGACCGACCTGTACGCCGACGAGCAGCTCGGCCGGATCGCGCGCGAGATGGGTTTCGCCGAGGAGCTTGCCGCGGTGCTCGACCGACTCAATCGGTGA
- a CDS encoding putative glycolipid-binding domain-containing protein has protein sequence MSEEARTDEQSVDQESAWPAVLTWRAHDVPRMESVRVQLSGNRIKAYGRIVAAATASHPAFSASYDLVTDELGATKRLSLTVTLAERERQLSIARDEENMWLVQDHTQTKRSDFEGALDVDVIFSPLFNALPIRRLGLYEKSDSVTVPVVYVRLPELTVEAANISYSSAPDGVKLQSPVADTTITIDSDGFILDYPGLAERI, from the coding sequence GTGAGTGAAGAGGCGCGCACCGACGAGCAGTCCGTCGACCAGGAATCTGCCTGGCCTGCCGTATTGACCTGGCGAGCCCACGACGTGCCGCGCATGGAATCGGTACGGGTGCAGCTCTCGGGCAACCGCATCAAGGCCTACGGCCGGATAGTGGCCGCCGCCACGGCATCCCATCCGGCGTTCTCGGCGTCGTACGACCTGGTCACCGACGAGCTCGGAGCAACCAAACGGCTCTCGCTCACGGTCACCCTGGCCGAGCGGGAACGTCAACTCTCCATCGCTCGCGATGAAGAGAACATGTGGCTGGTCCAAGACCACACCCAGACCAAGCGGTCGGACTTCGAGGGTGCCCTCGACGTCGACGTGATCTTCAGCCCGCTGTTCAACGCGTTGCCCATCCGGCGGCTCGGGTTGTACGAGAAGTCCGACTCGGTCACGGTGCCGGTGGTCTACGTGCGGTTGCCGGAGTTGACGGTCGAGGCGGCCAACATCAGCTACAGCAGCGCGCCTGACGGCGTGAAGCTGCAGTCGCCTGTCGCCGACACCACCATCACCATCGACTCCGACGGCTTCATTCTCGACTACCCAGGACTGGCAGAGCGGATCTGA
- a CDS encoding prephenate dehydrogenase, which produces MCVLGLGLIGGSVVRAAAAAGREVFGYNRSVEAVAAAKFDGFDATANLDEALQRAADSNALIVLAVPMPALPIMLEHVRGIAAECPLTDVISVKGAVLQEVQKFGLLDNFVGSHPMAGTAHSGWAAGNAGLFIGAPWVVSVDDHVDAHVWAEVTRLALDCRAVVVPARSDEHDAAAAAISHLPHLFAETLAVIAGEVPLAFALAAGSFRDGTRVAATAPDLVRAMCEANSAQLLPALDHGIDLLTRARDTLRASGSVAELVETGHAARMRYDSFSRPEIITTVVGTDNWRAELAAAGRAGGVIRSALPVLGSRE; this is translated from the coding sequence GTGTGCGTATTGGGCCTGGGGCTGATCGGCGGTTCGGTGGTGCGAGCCGCTGCCGCGGCCGGGCGCGAGGTATTCGGCTACAACCGTTCGGTGGAGGCGGTCGCGGCCGCGAAGTTCGACGGATTCGATGCCACCGCAAACCTCGACGAGGCGCTGCAGCGGGCTGCCGACAGCAACGCGCTGATCGTGCTCGCGGTGCCGATGCCTGCGTTGCCGATCATGCTCGAGCATGTCCGCGGCATCGCGGCGGAGTGCCCGCTCACCGATGTGATCAGTGTCAAAGGCGCTGTGCTGCAAGAGGTCCAGAAGTTCGGGCTGCTGGACAACTTCGTCGGAAGCCACCCGATGGCAGGCACCGCGCACTCCGGCTGGGCCGCGGGCAACGCGGGCCTGTTCATCGGTGCGCCGTGGGTGGTCAGTGTCGACGACCACGTCGACGCGCACGTGTGGGCAGAGGTCACGCGGCTGGCGCTGGACTGCCGCGCGGTGGTGGTGCCGGCCCGCTCCGACGAGCACGACGCGGCCGCCGCGGCCATCTCCCACCTGCCGCACCTGTTCGCCGAAACACTCGCGGTGATCGCGGGTGAGGTTCCGTTGGCGTTCGCGCTCGCGGCCGGCTCGTTCCGGGACGGCACCCGAGTCGCCGCGACGGCGCCCGACCTGGTGCGGGCCATGTGCGAGGCGAACTCCGCGCAGCTGCTGCCTGCCCTCGACCACGGCATCGACCTGCTCACCCGCGCCAGGGACACCCTGCGGGCCAGCGGATCGGTGGCCGAGCTGGTCGAGACGGGGCATGCCGCGCGGATGCGCTACGACAGCTTCAGCAGGCCGGAGATCATCACCACAGTCGTCGGCACCGACAACTGGCGCGCGGAACTGGCTGCCGCCGGACGGGCCGGCGGGGTGATCAGATCCGCTCTGCCAGTCCTGGGTAGTCGAGAATGA
- a CDS encoding nucleoside deaminase has product MSPSDEALIRVALDAARTAGPRDVPIGAVVFAADGTELARAANVREATGDPAGHAEIIAMREAAVRLGDGWRLEGTTLAVTVEPCTMCAGALVLARVARVVFGAWEPKTGAVGSLWDVVRDRRLNHRPEVVGGVLADECASLLEEFFARQR; this is encoded by the coding sequence GTGAGCCCGTCCGACGAGGCCCTGATCCGCGTCGCGCTGGACGCCGCCCGCACTGCCGGGCCCCGTGACGTGCCGATCGGCGCCGTGGTGTTCGCGGCCGACGGCACCGAACTGGCCCGTGCCGCCAATGTCCGCGAAGCCACCGGCGACCCCGCCGGACATGCCGAGATCATCGCGATGCGTGAGGCCGCTGTCCGCCTGGGGGATGGCTGGCGGCTGGAGGGCACCACGCTCGCGGTGACGGTCGAGCCCTGCACGATGTGCGCGGGGGCGTTGGTGCTGGCCCGGGTCGCGCGCGTGGTGTTCGGCGCGTGGGAACCCAAGACCGGCGCGGTGGGCTCGCTGTGGGACGTCGTGCGGGATCGCCGGCTCAACCACCGGCCCGAGGTGGTCGGCGGGGTGCTGGCCGACGAGTGCGCGAGCCTGCTGGAAGAGTTCTTCGCGCGTCAGCGGTGA
- a CDS encoding ABC transporter permease — translation MNFLQQALDFIFTAANWSGPAGLTARILEHLQYTVVAVVFSVLVAVPIGLLIGHTGRGTFLVVTGVNALRALPTLGVLLLGVLLWGLGLVPPTVALMLLGIPPLLAGTYSGIANVDRAVVDAARSMGMTESRVLLRVEVPNAMPLILGGLRTATLQIVATATVAAYASLGGLGRYLIDGIKIRQFHIALVGALMVTALALILDAALAFAVWLSVPGSGRLRARRSGRTPLPQPLLGDEVALESRSSATSRGSSGLGYEGGGPSHTVEG, via the coding sequence ATGAACTTCCTGCAGCAGGCACTGGACTTCATCTTTACCGCGGCCAACTGGTCAGGCCCGGCAGGGCTGACCGCGCGCATTCTCGAACATCTGCAGTACACCGTCGTGGCGGTCGTGTTCTCGGTCCTGGTCGCAGTGCCGATCGGGCTGCTGATCGGACACACCGGTCGGGGTACGTTCCTCGTCGTCACGGGAGTCAACGCACTGCGCGCCCTGCCGACGCTGGGCGTGCTGCTGCTCGGGGTGCTGCTGTGGGGGCTCGGCCTGGTACCGCCGACCGTGGCCCTGATGCTGCTCGGGATCCCGCCGCTGCTGGCGGGCACGTACTCGGGCATCGCCAACGTCGACCGGGCTGTGGTCGACGCGGCCCGCTCGATGGGCATGACCGAATCCCGTGTGCTGCTGCGGGTCGAGGTGCCCAACGCGATGCCGTTGATCCTGGGCGGTTTGCGCACGGCGACCCTGCAGATCGTCGCGACCGCGACCGTGGCCGCGTATGCGAGCCTCGGCGGCCTCGGGCGTTATCTGATCGACGGGATCAAGATCCGGCAGTTCCACATCGCGTTGGTCGGCGCGCTGATGGTGACCGCGCTCGCGCTCATCCTCGACGCCGCGCTGGCGTTCGCGGTGTGGCTGTCGGTGCCCGGCAGCGGCAGGCTCCGGGCCCGCAGATCCGGCCGTACTCCGCTGCCGCAACCGTTGCTCGGCGACGAGGTCGCACTGGAATCGCGGTCGTCGGCAACATCTCGCGGGAGTTCCGGACTCGGCTACGAAGGTGGCGGTCCGTCGCATACGGTAGAAGGGTGA